Proteins found in one Pyxidicoccus trucidator genomic segment:
- a CDS encoding LysM peptidoglycan-binding domain-containing protein — protein MPPLPILLLALASLPGSEGAPPPMPPPPPGMRVLAADEKRLLTGEAPEPPEVEEPASEEEATSAEVEAESAELEELRALEGATLDPAARPNAEVMQSLRRLGLANPLRMRMLDALDEPTFREDEELAPIPLITNVATFDVGQIQDRYDIPVEMQPLVAQYIQFFQGPGRRWFRKWMSRAARYVPVMQPILEQYGLPKDTVYLAMIESGFSAHAYSWAHAAGPWQFISSTGKQYGLKQDFWVDERRDPIKATHAAASYLKDLKRELGHWYLAWAGYNTGSGRVRRMVARHGTSDFWLLSQERGLAKETQHYVPKLIAAALVAKHPSAFGFSEEEFEPEPVLEFDEVELTDAADLDVVARAAGVPVKAVQDLNPELKRWCTPPASTKNPYALRLPRGAKTQFAENYKRLAPAERLTFRIHKVKRGDTLSQIAEKYGTASEAILQMNQLKTARTLKLGLELVIPVPAGKSGSGTALASKVAQARRSGVVVHRPEDEVPAGTPKGPVATGPVKTEKVAGRTRVTYGVQSGDSLWVIATKFNVSVDELKKWNNLGRRTPTLQVGSLLHVWPDGDPAGAQVQERAGTVVAKHTVVAAKPGGKVHPLAEGETLWSVAQRYGVTVEDIMRWNNIKDHRTIPVGKVLNLSAP, from the coding sequence ATGCCGCCTCTTCCCATCCTGCTGCTCGCCCTGGCCTCGCTTCCCGGCTCGGAGGGCGCTCCGCCCCCCATGCCACCGCCTCCTCCCGGCATGCGGGTGCTGGCCGCGGATGAGAAGCGCCTGCTGACGGGCGAGGCTCCCGAGCCTCCCGAAGTCGAAGAGCCCGCGTCCGAGGAGGAGGCCACCAGCGCGGAGGTGGAAGCCGAGTCCGCGGAGCTGGAGGAGCTGCGCGCGCTGGAAGGCGCGACGCTGGACCCGGCGGCCCGGCCCAACGCGGAGGTCATGCAGTCGCTGCGGCGGCTGGGGCTGGCCAACCCGCTGCGGATGCGGATGCTGGACGCGCTGGACGAGCCCACCTTCCGTGAGGATGAGGAGCTCGCGCCGATTCCCCTCATCACCAACGTGGCGACGTTCGACGTCGGGCAGATTCAGGACCGCTACGACATCCCGGTGGAGATGCAGCCGCTGGTCGCCCAGTACATCCAGTTCTTCCAGGGCCCGGGCCGGCGCTGGTTCCGCAAGTGGATGTCGCGCGCCGCGCGGTACGTGCCGGTGATGCAGCCGATTCTCGAGCAGTACGGGCTGCCGAAGGACACGGTGTACCTGGCGATGATTGAGAGCGGCTTCTCCGCGCATGCCTACTCCTGGGCGCACGCCGCGGGGCCGTGGCAGTTCATCTCCAGCACGGGCAAGCAGTACGGGCTGAAGCAGGACTTCTGGGTGGACGAGCGTAGAGATCCCATCAAGGCCACGCACGCGGCGGCGTCGTACCTGAAGGATTTGAAGCGGGAGCTGGGGCACTGGTACCTGGCGTGGGCCGGGTACAACACGGGCTCCGGGCGCGTGCGGCGGATGGTGGCGCGGCACGGGACGAGCGACTTCTGGCTCCTGTCCCAGGAGCGTGGACTGGCGAAGGAGACGCAGCACTACGTGCCCAAGCTGATTGCCGCGGCGCTGGTGGCCAAGCACCCGTCGGCCTTCGGCTTCTCCGAGGAGGAGTTCGAGCCCGAGCCGGTGCTGGAGTTCGACGAGGTGGAGCTGACGGACGCGGCGGACCTGGACGTGGTGGCGCGCGCGGCGGGCGTGCCCGTCAAGGCGGTGCAGGACCTGAACCCGGAGCTGAAGCGCTGGTGCACGCCGCCCGCGAGCACGAAGAACCCGTACGCGCTGCGGCTGCCCCGGGGCGCGAAGACGCAGTTCGCGGAGAACTACAAGCGGCTGGCCCCGGCGGAGCGCCTGACGTTCCGCATCCACAAGGTGAAGCGCGGGGACACGCTGTCGCAGATTGCCGAGAAGTACGGCACCGCGTCGGAGGCCATCCTCCAGATGAACCAGCTGAAGACGGCGCGGACGCTGAAGCTGGGCCTGGAGCTGGTGATTCCGGTGCCGGCGGGCAAGAGCGGCTCGGGCACGGCGCTGGCGAGCAAGGTGGCGCAGGCGCGCCGCAGCGGCGTGGTGGTGCACCGGCCGGAGGACGAAGTGCCGGCGGGCACGCCCAAGGGGCCCGTCGCCACGGGGCCGGTGAAGACGGAGAAGGTGGCCGGCCGCACGCGGGTGACGTACGGCGTGCAGTCCGGTGACAGCCTCTGGGTGATTGCGACGAAGTTCAACGTGTCGGTGGACGAGCTGAAGAAGTGGAACAACCTGGGGCGGCGCACGCCGACGCTGCAGGTGGGCTCGCTGCTGCACGTGTGGCCGGACGGAGACCCGGCCGGGGCGCAGGTCCAGGAGCGCGCGGGCACCGTGGTGGCGAAGCACACGGTGGTGGCGGCGAAGCCGGGCGGCAAGGTGCACCCGCTGGCCGAGGGCGAGACGCTCTGGTCCGTGGCGCAGCGCTACGGCGTCACCGTGGAGGACATCATGCGGTGGAACAACATCAAGGACCACCGCACCATCCCCGTGGGCAAGGTGCTCAACCTCAGCGCGCCGTGA
- a CDS encoding cytochrome c family protein — protein MRRVLVAALLGASLAGCMRKESAPPAPEAGTAPSAAPQAAASTAPGAILFVSADTRGYLGPCGCSENMRGGIARAASQVLEARKGALPVLYIDGGNSLFGETELKPGQVPQEERKAKALSDAMRLMGLAVRATGPMDETRGAEFRQGLGLPELAPGAVKMLPAGARKVGVVAADSPEQLVTASARARAEGADFVVALLDATLEAAQSAVEQPGLAADVVVATRTASEFSGEQNKLVRATVPVVALQSKGRSLLRVDLGYAPQAGPFTPLKGQGDTEREVAALDQRLALLDKEINLPGVDPKLKALKQGKRDELVARKQALLTAPAAPAGGTNGFTLRFIPLESSLPSHPDAQTLVAAYDADVGKMNLAWAKEHGQDCPAPKKGQAGFVGNEPCRTCHEDTFPVWEKTKHHHAWETLEEVGKQFHLNCVSCHVTGWEQPGGVCRLDKVAGREDVGCEGCHGPGSEHADAPSTDNIIASPGETVCVTCHNPENSPHFDFATYLPRILGPGHGKPANAQKPATP, from the coding sequence ATGCGCCGCGTCCTCGTCGCCGCGCTGCTGGGCGCGTCGCTCGCCGGGTGCATGCGCAAGGAATCGGCGCCCCCCGCTCCCGAGGCGGGGACGGCACCGTCCGCCGCTCCCCAAGCCGCCGCGTCCACCGCCCCGGGCGCCATCCTCTTCGTCTCCGCGGACACGCGCGGCTACCTGGGCCCCTGCGGGTGCAGTGAGAACATGCGCGGCGGCATCGCCCGCGCGGCCTCGCAGGTGCTGGAGGCGCGCAAGGGCGCCCTGCCCGTCCTTTATATCGACGGCGGCAACAGCCTCTTCGGCGAGACGGAGCTCAAGCCCGGCCAGGTGCCCCAGGAGGAGCGCAAGGCGAAGGCCCTCTCGGACGCCATGCGGCTGATGGGGCTGGCCGTGCGCGCCACGGGCCCGATGGACGAGACGCGCGGGGCGGAGTTCCGCCAGGGGCTCGGGCTGCCGGAGCTGGCCCCCGGCGCTGTGAAGATGCTGCCCGCGGGCGCGCGGAAGGTGGGCGTGGTGGCGGCGGACTCGCCGGAGCAATTGGTGACGGCCAGCGCCCGGGCCCGCGCGGAAGGGGCGGACTTCGTGGTGGCCCTGCTGGACGCCACACTGGAGGCGGCCCAGTCCGCGGTGGAGCAACCGGGGCTGGCGGCGGACGTGGTGGTGGCCACCCGCACCGCCTCCGAGTTCAGCGGCGAGCAGAACAAGCTGGTGCGCGCCACGGTGCCCGTGGTGGCCCTGCAGAGCAAGGGCCGCTCGCTGCTGCGCGTGGACCTGGGCTACGCGCCGCAAGCCGGCCCCTTCACCCCGCTGAAGGGCCAGGGCGATACCGAGCGCGAGGTGGCGGCGCTGGACCAGCGGCTGGCGCTGCTGGACAAGGAAATCAACCTCCCCGGCGTGGACCCGAAGCTGAAGGCGCTGAAGCAGGGCAAGCGGGACGAGCTGGTGGCGCGCAAGCAGGCGCTGCTGACGGCGCCGGCCGCGCCCGCGGGCGGCACCAACGGCTTCACCCTGCGCTTCATCCCGCTGGAGTCCAGCCTGCCCTCGCACCCGGACGCCCAGACGCTGGTGGCGGCCTATGACGCGGACGTGGGGAAGATGAACCTCGCCTGGGCGAAGGAGCACGGGCAGGACTGCCCCGCGCCGAAGAAGGGCCAGGCGGGCTTCGTGGGCAACGAGCCCTGCCGCACCTGCCACGAGGACACCTTCCCGGTGTGGGAGAAGACCAAGCACCACCACGCGTGGGAGACGCTGGAGGAGGTGGGCAAGCAGTTCCACCTCAACTGCGTGAGCTGCCACGTGACGGGTTGGGAGCAGCCCGGCGGCGTGTGCCGACTGGACAAGGTGGCTGGCCGCGAGGACGTGGGCTGCGAGGGCTGCCACGGCCCGGGCTCGGAGCACGCGGACGCGCCGTCCACGGACAACATCATCGCCTCGCCGGGCGAGACGGTGTGCGTCACCTGCCACAACCCGGAGAACTCACCCCACTTCGACTTCGCGACCTACCTGCCGCGAATCCTGGGACCGGGACACGGAAAGCCGGCAAACGCCCAGAAGCCCGCGACGCCGTAG
- a CDS encoding L,D-transpeptidase family protein has translation MRARIPEPPSNTRFTGLPDLADVASGQRTLGPGTRGDGLRAVQTALLDMGFALHGGADGRYGQQTARALRNFQQHAVRTFPAVRPTGTLDAPTLRALDALAPAPGARGQPRALPSAFYDGQPVRVVVALREHRTFLFDPNGRLVDIFPNATGAAATPTRAGLKVVRARLDQAASEAAGARLWNDRHVFGVRLLDLSWADGRHSGEELHGTNAPALLGADVSHGCIRHSNEAVLVLHDALSAGDRVAIVEHVDDPHLGVPVPVS, from the coding sequence GTGCGGGCCCGCATCCCGGAACCACCGTCCAACACCCGCTTCACCGGCCTGCCGGACCTCGCGGACGTGGCCTCGGGCCAGCGGACGCTCGGGCCGGGCACGCGCGGAGACGGCCTGCGCGCCGTGCAGACCGCGCTGCTCGACATGGGCTTCGCCCTCCACGGCGGCGCGGACGGGCGCTACGGCCAGCAGACCGCGAGGGCGCTCCGCAACTTCCAGCAGCACGCGGTACGCACCTTCCCCGCCGTCCGCCCCACGGGCACGCTGGATGCCCCCACCCTGCGCGCACTGGACGCCCTGGCCCCCGCCCCGGGAGCCCGTGGCCAGCCCCGCGCCCTGCCCTCGGCCTTCTACGACGGCCAGCCCGTGCGCGTGGTGGTGGCCCTGCGCGAGCACCGCACCTTCCTCTTCGACCCGAATGGGCGCCTCGTGGACATCTTCCCCAACGCCACCGGCGCCGCCGCCACACCCACGCGCGCGGGACTCAAGGTGGTCCGCGCCAGGCTGGACCAGGCTGCCTCCGAGGCCGCGGGCGCGCGGCTGTGGAATGACCGCCACGTCTTCGGCGTGCGCCTCCTCGACCTGTCCTGGGCGGACGGCCGGCATTCCGGGGAGGAGCTGCATGGGACGAACGCCCCTGCCCTATTGGGGGCGGACGTCTCCCACGGCTGCATCCGTCACTCGAACGAGGCGGTGCTCGTGCTCCACGACGCGCTCTCCGCGGGGGACCGCGTGGCC
- a CDS encoding response regulator produces MSEKRRILLIDDSEITLAMEKAVLEARGYEVVATSTLMEFEKTLQSWRPDLILTDIHMPEAKGTDICRTLKNEYGTQDIPIVLFSSLPDDELSKLAEQVGADGSLSKVNGLEAMGEKIDELVQSILW; encoded by the coding sequence GTGTCCGAGAAGCGAAGAATCCTCCTGATTGACGACAGCGAAATCACGCTCGCCATGGAGAAGGCGGTGCTTGAGGCGCGAGGCTATGAGGTCGTCGCCACGTCGACCCTGATGGAGTTCGAGAAGACCCTCCAGAGCTGGCGGCCGGACCTCATCCTCACCGACATCCACATGCCCGAGGCCAAGGGCACCGACATCTGCCGGACGCTCAAGAACGAGTACGGCACGCAGGACATCCCCATCGTCCTGTTCTCCAGCCTCCCGGACGACGAGCTGTCCAAGCTGGCGGAGCAGGTGGGCGCCGACGGCTCGCTGTCCAAGGTGAACGGCCTGGAGGCGATGGGCGAGAAGATAGACGAGCTGGTGCAGAGCATCCTCTGGTGA